A region of Mesorhizobium sp. AR02 DNA encodes the following proteins:
- a CDS encoding 2'-5' RNA ligase family protein, translating to MRMYQGEFDFGIPEPPWRPKRPERVFYGLFLQQKDYSRFANCQSQLCGQCEITGSRLLYHRFHVSLQHVGDYKRLRTKTIFAAARSGRRIAMSEFEVTFRHFRSFPGRPATRGRPAKHPFVLLADDGPVCELSRKLGAEMLREGLKASDGFVPHLTLAYDQKLVPQQPVGPISFVAREFVLVHSLRGLERYVFPECWPLSAM from the coding sequence ATGCGTATGTACCAAGGCGAGTTCGATTTCGGAATTCCAGAGCCGCCATGGCGGCCTAAGCGGCCGGAGCGCGTCTTCTACGGCTTGTTTTTGCAGCAGAAGGACTATTCGCGGTTTGCGAATTGTCAAAGCCAGCTATGCGGCCAATGTGAGATAACCGGCTCGCGTCTGCTCTACCACCGGTTTCACGTCAGCCTGCAACACGTCGGTGATTACAAAAGACTGCGAACGAAAACCATCTTCGCAGCCGCCCGATCGGGGCGGCGCATCGCGATGTCTGAGTTTGAGGTCACCTTTCGTCATTTCAGGAGCTTTCCCGGTCGCCCGGCGACGAGGGGCCGCCCAGCCAAGCATCCTTTCGTGCTTCTCGCCGATGATGGACCGGTTTGTGAATTGAGCAGGAAGCTCGGCGCTGAAATGTTGCGCGAAGGCCTGAAAGCTTCAGACGGTTTCGTTCCGCATTTGACGCTGGCCTATGATCAAAAACTTGTTCCGCAACAGCCTGTCGGCCCAATCAGCTTTGTCGCGCGGGAGTTCGTACTTGTGCACAGTTTGCGCGGATTGGAGAGGTACGTTTTCCCCGAATGTTGGCCACTGAGTGCGATGTGA
- a CDS encoding ABC transporter ATP-binding protein, producing the protein MAPDPLVRLQTVSKIFPGGIVGLDAVDLDIISGEFITLLGPSGCGKTTSLRVIAGFESPSTGKVLLDGRDITALRPFDRPVNTVFQDYALFPHMNVAENVGFGLSLRKLTSAEQAKRVGEALDMVGLADKLGARVLELSGGQRQRVALARAIVCEPRVLLLDEPLSALDAHLREQMQVELKRLQSRLGTTFVMVTHDQTEALSISDRIVVMNKGRIEQIAPPATLYDRPATKFVASFIGTMNLLQSRFVGRDGDRLRFTAGTLPLEAIFETGQSPDEGEVRTIGVRPEDLLATTEAASDTAPARVNSIVFHGRTLRLHAELGQGLPVVIDAPRQAEGFQFSVGDVAHISLRRGANCPMLSA; encoded by the coding sequence ATGGCGCCTGATCCACTCGTCCGGCTGCAAACTGTCTCGAAGATTTTTCCCGGTGGCATCGTCGGGCTCGACGCTGTCGATCTCGACATTATCAGCGGCGAGTTCATCACGCTGCTCGGGCCGTCGGGCTGCGGCAAGACCACCAGCCTGCGCGTCATTGCCGGCTTCGAAAGTCCGTCGACCGGCAAGGTTCTGCTCGACGGCCGCGACATCACGGCACTTCGGCCCTTCGACCGGCCGGTCAACACCGTGTTCCAGGACTACGCGCTGTTTCCGCATATGAACGTCGCCGAGAATGTCGGCTTCGGCCTGTCGCTGCGAAAACTCACCAGTGCCGAGCAGGCAAAGCGCGTCGGCGAAGCCCTCGACATGGTCGGTCTCGCCGACAAGCTTGGCGCCCGCGTCCTGGAACTGTCGGGCGGTCAGCGCCAGCGTGTCGCGCTCGCCCGCGCCATCGTCTGCGAGCCGCGCGTGCTCTTGCTCGACGAACCGCTGTCGGCGCTCGACGCGCATCTGCGCGAACAGATGCAGGTCGAGTTGAAGCGGCTGCAATCGCGGCTTGGCACCACCTTCGTCATGGTCACCCACGACCAGACCGAAGCGCTGTCGATCTCTGACCGCATCGTCGTCATGAACAAGGGCCGCATCGAGCAGATCGCGCCACCGGCGACGCTTTATGACCGACCCGCCACGAAGTTCGTTGCCAGCTTCATCGGCACCATGAATCTCCTGCAATCGCGTTTTGTCGGCCGCGATGGCGATCGCTTGCGCTTCACCGCCGGCACCTTGCCGCTGGAGGCCATCTTTGAAACCGGCCAGTCACCCGACGAAGGCGAGGTGCGAACCATTGGCGTGCGTCCGGAGGATCTGCTCGCGACGACCGAGGCCGCGTCCGACACGGCGCCAGCGCGGGTCAACAGCATCGTCTTCCACGGCCGCACGCTGCGCCTGCACGCAGAACTGGGGCAGGGGTTGCCGGTGGTGATCGATGCGCCGCGCCAGGCCGAGGGTTTTCAATTCAGCGTCGGCGACGTGGCGCATATCAGCCTGCGCCGTGGCGCCAACTGCCCTATGCTCTCCGCATAG
- a CDS encoding aminopeptidase has translation MTTHSRGVSATIDPVKLDRLAEVAIKVGLQLQPGQDLVLTSSIAALPLTRRIVEHAYKAGAGLVTPIFNDDEMTLARYRFGADAGFDHAAGWLYEGMAKAFSNNAARLAVRGEDPSLLSAQDPAKVARANKANSMAYQPALEKITGFDINWNIVAYPDLAWAKQVFPGDADDVAVVKLADAIFAASRVDVEDPIANWTTHNAALRGRTEWLNGHNFHALHFTGPGTDLTVGLADGHEWMGGASTAKNGITCNPNIPTEEVFTTPHARRVEGHVSSTKPLSYQGTLIDEISVRFEEGRIVEAKASKGEDVLKKVLDTDEGSRRLGEVALVPHSSPISASGLLFFNTLFDENAACHIALGQCYSKCFVDGASLSQDEIAARGGNKSFIHIDWMIGSDKIDIDGVHKDGSRVPVMRKGEWA, from the coding sequence ATGACCACACATTCGCGCGGCGTTTCCGCAACGATCGACCCGGTGAAGCTCGACAGGCTGGCGGAAGTCGCCATCAAGGTCGGGCTGCAATTGCAGCCCGGACAGGACCTGGTACTGACCTCGTCGATCGCGGCCCTGCCGCTGACCAGGCGCATCGTCGAGCACGCCTACAAGGCCGGCGCCGGGCTGGTGACGCCGATCTTCAACGATGACGAGATGACGCTGGCGCGCTACCGCTTCGGGGCGGACGCCGGTTTCGACCACGCCGCCGGCTGGCTCTATGAAGGCATGGCGAAGGCCTTTTCCAACAATGCGGCCAGGCTTGCCGTGCGCGGCGAGGATCCCTCGCTGTTGTCGGCGCAGGATCCGGCGAAAGTGGCGCGCGCCAACAAGGCCAATTCGATGGCCTACCAGCCGGCGTTGGAAAAGATCACCGGCTTCGACATCAACTGGAACATCGTCGCCTATCCGGACCTCGCCTGGGCCAAGCAGGTTTTCCCTGGCGATGCCGACGATGTCGCGGTGGTAAAGCTCGCCGATGCGATCTTCGCGGCGTCACGAGTCGACGTGGAAGACCCCATCGCAAATTGGACGACGCACAATGCAGCGCTGCGCGGCCGCACCGAATGGCTCAACGGCCATAATTTCCACGCCCTACATTTCACCGGACCAGGCACCGATCTGACGGTCGGGCTGGCGGATGGCCATGAATGGATGGGCGGCGCCTCGACCGCCAAGAACGGCATCACCTGCAACCCCAACATCCCGACCGAGGAGGTCTTCACCACGCCGCATGCCAGGCGCGTCGAGGGCCATGTCTCCTCGACCAAGCCGCTGTCCTACCAGGGCACGCTGATCGACGAGATCTCGGTGCGTTTCGAGGAAGGCAGGATCGTCGAGGCCAAGGCTTCGAAGGGCGAGGATGTGCTGAAAAAGGTGCTCGACACCGACGAGGGATCGCGCCGTCTCGGCGAAGTGGCGCTGGTGCCGCATTCCTCGCCGATCTCGGCCAGCGGGCTGCTGTTCTTCAACACGCTGTTCGACGAGAACGCCGCCTGCCACATCGCGCTTGGCCAGTGTTACTCGAAGTGTTTCGTCGACGGCGCCTCGCTCAGCCAGGACGAGATCGCGGCGCGCGGCGGCAACAAGAGTTTCATCCACATCGACTGGATGATCGGCTCGGACAAGATCGACATTGACGGCGTCCACAAGGACGGCAGCCGCGTGCCGGTGATGCGCAAGGGCGAGTGGGCCTGA
- a CDS encoding nuclear transport factor 2 family protein — protein sequence MTIAEIAKDFTELLKQGDHNGAAEKYNADDIASYEAMEGPMAVSHGKEALRQKSQWWQENHEVHGGSVEGPYVNGDQFAVRFTFDITPKATGERVTMDEVGLYTVKNGKITEERFYY from the coding sequence ATGACCATCGCGGAAATTGCCAAGGATTTCACCGAGCTCCTCAAGCAGGGAGACCACAACGGTGCTGCCGAAAAGTACAATGCCGATGATATCGCCAGTTACGAAGCCATGGAGGGGCCGATGGCCGTCAGCCATGGCAAGGAGGCCCTGAGGCAGAAGAGCCAGTGGTGGCAGGAAAACCACGAAGTCCATGGCGGCTCGGTCGAAGGCCCCTATGTCAATGGCGACCAGTTCGCGGTGCGCTTCACCTTCGACATAACGCCCAAGGCCACCGGCGAGCGTGTCACCATGGATGAGGTTGGCCTGTACACGGTCAAGAACGGCAAGATCACCGAAGAGCGCTTTTACTACTGA
- a CDS encoding polysaccharide deacetylase family protein — MPCLSRVVAFSLASLATAGAALADPPAPPMPAKPKQVVIISFDSARDISQWKRSRALAQRTGAHFTYFLSCVFLLSPETRKEYTAPGKTAGKSNIGFAASKQEVADRLEQIGLAAHEGHDIASHACGHFDGKDWSKADWLQEFGSFKHILENAYAINGIVPEPQGWRYFARHAVVGFRAPYLSISKALYEALPTGGYQFDASGVSQGPAQPPTVGGITRFSLPQIPEGPKSRPVIAMDYNLYVRHSGGFERPSKADEFADRTYQAFRAAFDAQYRGKRIPLELGFHFTLMNDGAYWNALERFAGEVCIETDVECISFRDYVSRFKAGEQTVGG; from the coding sequence ATGCCTTGTTTGTCTCGCGTTGTTGCGTTTTCGCTTGCCTCGCTCGCCACCGCAGGCGCGGCTCTGGCCGATCCGCCCGCGCCACCAATGCCGGCAAAGCCCAAGCAGGTGGTCATCATCTCGTTCGACAGCGCCCGCGACATCTCGCAGTGGAAGCGCAGCCGCGCGCTGGCGCAGCGCACCGGCGCGCATTTCACCTATTTTCTCTCCTGCGTCTTCCTGCTGTCGCCGGAGACGCGCAAGGAATACACCGCGCCCGGCAAAACGGCCGGGAAATCGAACATCGGCTTTGCCGCCTCGAAGCAGGAAGTCGCCGATCGGCTCGAGCAGATCGGCCTTGCCGCGCATGAGGGTCACGACATTGCCAGTCACGCCTGCGGCCATTTCGACGGCAAGGACTGGAGCAAGGCCGACTGGCTGCAGGAATTCGGCTCGTTCAAGCATATTCTCGAGAACGCCTATGCGATCAACGGCATTGTGCCCGAGCCGCAGGGCTGGCGTTATTTCGCGCGACACGCAGTTGTCGGTTTCCGCGCGCCCTATCTGTCGATCAGCAAAGCGCTTTACGAGGCGCTGCCGACCGGCGGCTACCAGTTCGACGCCAGCGGCGTCTCCCAGGGCCCTGCCCAACCGCCGACCGTCGGCGGCATCACACGCTTTTCACTGCCGCAGATTCCGGAAGGACCGAAATCCAGGCCGGTGATCGCCATGGATTACAATCTCTATGTCAGGCATTCCGGCGGCTTCGAGCGGCCGAGCAAGGCCGACGAGTTCGCCGACCGGACCTATCAGGCGTTTCGCGCCGCCTTCGATGCGCAGTATCGGGGCAAGCGTATTCCTCTGGAACTCGGCTTCCACTTCACGCTGATGAATGACGGCGCCTACTGGAACGCGCTGGAGCGCTTTGCCGGCGAGGTCTGCATTGAAACGGATGTCGAATGCATCAGTTTTCGCGACTACGTTTCGCGGTTCAAGGCCGGCGAACAAACCGTGGGCGGCTAA
- a CDS encoding cupin domain-containing protein has product MDIVDEAAEKPKDDADVRVGRRVRALRLERRLSLAELAAKAGVSIGALSQIERGMSSLRVKVIWPLAAALDIEPSALIADGNDAVNDLYCVRANSRRVIPVKSEGIAKALLSPPGATLTGMLVTVEAGGGTAEAYAHAGHEFGYVLSGEVELVVDSTKYGLKTGDSFAFKSTLLHAFRNPGAEQCQILWVNTTKPSEVRDGA; this is encoded by the coding sequence ATGGACATAGTGGACGAAGCGGCCGAGAAGCCGAAGGACGATGCCGACGTTCGCGTCGGCCGGCGCGTGCGGGCGCTGCGGCTGGAGCGCCGCCTGTCGCTGGCCGAACTGGCGGCAAAAGCCGGTGTGTCGATCGGTGCGCTGAGCCAGATCGAGCGCGGCATGTCCTCGCTGCGCGTCAAGGTGATCTGGCCGCTCGCCGCCGCGCTGGACATCGAGCCGTCGGCGCTGATTGCCGACGGCAATGATGCCGTCAACGATCTCTATTGCGTGCGTGCCAACAGCCGCCGCGTTATTCCCGTGAAGTCGGAAGGCATCGCCAAGGCGCTGCTGTCGCCGCCGGGCGCGACGCTGACCGGCATGCTGGTGACGGTGGAAGCCGGTGGCGGCACGGCGGAAGCCTATGCCCATGCCGGCCATGAATTCGGCTATGTGCTTTCGGGCGAGGTCGAGCTGGTGGTGGATTCGACAAAATACGGCTTGAAGACCGGCGACAGTTTTGCCTTCAAGAGCACGCTTTTGCACGCCTTCCGCAATCCCGGCGCCGAGCAGTGCCAGATACTCTGGGTCAACACCACGAAACCCTCCGAGGTTCGCGATGGCGCCTGA
- a CDS encoding ArsC family reductase has product MTITIYGITTCDTVKKARVWLESHDVPYRVHDFRADGLDAKRLDGWVGKVGWEKLLNKGSTTFRELADKDKQGLDEKKAKALMLAKPTMVKRPVLEVGDRVLVGFKPDVYEAAVGK; this is encoded by the coding sequence TTGACGATCACCATCTACGGCATCACCACCTGCGACACGGTCAAGAAGGCGCGCGTCTGGCTGGAAAGCCATGACGTGCCCTATCGGGTTCACGATTTTCGCGCGGACGGGCTGGACGCGAAGCGGCTGGATGGCTGGGTCGGCAAGGTCGGCTGGGAAAAGCTGCTCAACAAGGGCAGCACGACGTTCCGCGAGTTGGCGGACAAGGACAAGCAGGGCCTCGATGAGAAGAAGGCCAAGGCGCTGATGCTGGCCAAGCCGACGATGGTCAAGCGACCGGTGCTGGAAGTCGGTGACCGGGTTCTGGTTGGCTTCAAGCCGGATGTTTATGAGGCGGCGGTGGGGAAGTAG
- a CDS encoding SRPBCC domain-containing protein — protein sequence MLPGYRPVRGALHGKGTRYTATAIHRGEATRNNHEEMGFLDGWGTVADQLAEYVKTI from the coding sequence TTGCTGCCGGGTTACCGGCCCGTCAGGGGAGCACTTCATGGCAAAGGCACGCGTTACACCGCCACCGCCATCCATCGCGGCGAGGCAACCCGCAACAACCATGAAGAGATGGGTTTCCTCGATGGTTGGGGCACGGTGGCGGATCAGCTTGCAGAGTATGTGAAGACGATTTGA
- a CDS encoding DUF488 domain-containing protein, giving the protein MTFDLMVKRIYEPPAPGDGQRVLVDRIWPRGVSKEHAALALWLKEVAPSDELRKWFGHEPARWAEFRERYRAELDGNDEAVSQLRGLLGEGRVTLLYGAHDEAHNNAVALAGYLRGK; this is encoded by the coding sequence ATGACCTTCGACCTGATGGTGAAGCGGATTTACGAGCCACCCGCACCCGGTGACGGGCAGCGGGTTCTCGTCGACCGTATCTGGCCGCGCGGGGTCAGCAAGGAGCATGCCGCGCTGGCTCTGTGGCTGAAGGAGGTCGCGCCGAGCGATGAGCTGCGAAAGTGGTTCGGGCACGAGCCGGCGCGCTGGGCGGAGTTTCGGGAGCGGTACCGCGCTGAGTTGGATGGGAATGATGAGGCGGTTAGTCAGTTGCGCGGACTGCTCGGCGAAGGTCGTGTGACGCTGCTCTACGGCGCGCATGATGAGGCGCACAACAATGCCGTGGCGCTGGCGGGGTATTTGAGAGGAAAGTAA
- a CDS encoding LysR substrate-binding domain-containing protein → MAMLNRVHLNGLRAVETVARLGSLAAAAGELNVSVSAVSQQISRTEKQLGQALFERTASGLVLTEFGAVFATRLGAGFRELAQAVALADEATQCTLVVSAAPAFASKWLLPRLSRHFDRHPNVLLRIDASVRLANLDHSDIDIAIRLGDGKWPGGRAELLLAQEVFPVCAPVIARKLQSIEDLAQTCAITDERAMINWESWFTAAGVPPVIFLKGARFTDPMLCLESAIAGHGVMLGWQLLAADALADGRLVAPFGIRAQSGLGYWLVTSSAKAESRKVGDFKAWIKEEIAATMAQFGSATTGPASAIAVESTVAPVYVEADIQPRQAGS, encoded by the coding sequence ATGGCCATGCTCAACCGCGTCCATCTCAACGGCCTTCGCGCCGTCGAAACCGTTGCCCGTCTCGGCTCGCTCGCGGCGGCCGCGGGCGAGCTCAATGTTTCCGTCAGTGCCGTCAGCCAGCAGATAAGCCGCACCGAAAAGCAGCTCGGCCAGGCGCTGTTCGAGCGCACGGCAAGCGGTCTCGTGCTGACCGAATTCGGCGCTGTCTTCGCGACCCGCCTTGGTGCCGGGTTTCGCGAGCTTGCCCAGGCCGTGGCGCTGGCCGACGAAGCGACGCAATGCACATTGGTCGTCTCGGCCGCGCCGGCCTTCGCTTCGAAATGGCTGCTGCCCAGACTGTCGCGTCACTTCGACCGCCATCCCAATGTGCTGCTGCGCATCGATGCGTCGGTGCGGCTGGCCAATCTCGATCATTCCGACATCGACATCGCCATCCGGCTTGGCGACGGCAAATGGCCGGGCGGGCGCGCGGAACTGCTCCTGGCGCAGGAGGTTTTTCCGGTGTGCGCCCCGGTCATCGCCAGGAAACTGCAATCGATAGAGGACCTCGCCCAGACCTGCGCCATCACCGACGAGCGGGCGATGATCAACTGGGAGAGCTGGTTCACGGCAGCCGGTGTTCCACCCGTTATCTTCCTGAAAGGCGCGCGCTTCACCGATCCGATGCTGTGCCTGGAATCGGCGATTGCCGGCCATGGCGTGATGCTGGGCTGGCAATTGCTGGCCGCCGATGCCCTGGCTGACGGGCGGCTGGTGGCGCCGTTCGGAATCCGCGCCCAGAGCGGGCTCGGCTACTGGCTGGTGACCTCGTCGGCCAAGGCGGAGAGCCGCAAGGTCGGAGACTTCAAGGCCTGGATCAAGGAAGAGATCGCGGCGACGATGGCGCAGTTTGGATCGGCGACGACAGGCCCCGCCAGCGCGATCGCGGTGGAAAGCACCGTGGCGCCGGTCTATGTAGAAGCAGATATTCAACCACGGCAGGCAGGATCATGA
- the sbmA gene encoding peptide antibiotic transporter SbmA encodes MFVSFFPQPKLFFSSAVAWSLAAILFWFFGGEQIGALVGLPPDAPDVAKIVGVSVFWSKPFLWFYLYFAVVVLIFYGFWAWYRPHPWQNWSILGSSLILFVIYYQVQVSVAFNDWYGPFYDLIQKALGTPFSTTPWDFYSQLLTITWIALVAVTVGVLNRFFVSHWIFRWRTAMNDYYMANWERLRHIEGASQRVQDDTMRFSNMMEGLGVSLVSSIMTLIAFLPLLMRFSGTVTELPLVGEVPHSLVVVAILWSIFGTTFLWLVGIKLPGLEFRNQRVEAAYRKELVYGEDDAARAQPQTVAELFRNVRKNYFRLYFHYVYFNIARIFYLQIDNIFPYIVLVPTMVAGKIKLGALNQILNSFDQVRSSFQYLVNSWSEIVVLTSIYKRLRAFEATLEGEPLPAIDRRFIERQAQQSDPA; translated from the coding sequence GTGTTCGTATCCTTCTTCCCGCAGCCGAAGCTCTTTTTCTCTTCGGCGGTTGCCTGGAGCCTTGCCGCGATTTTGTTTTGGTTTTTTGGCGGTGAGCAGATAGGCGCCCTGGTCGGCTTGCCGCCCGATGCGCCGGATGTCGCAAAGATCGTTGGCGTGTCGGTCTTTTGGTCCAAGCCGTTTCTTTGGTTCTACCTATATTTCGCCGTGGTAGTTCTGATTTTTTACGGTTTCTGGGCGTGGTATCGCCCGCATCCTTGGCAGAATTGGTCCATTCTTGGGTCGTCTCTAATCCTCTTTGTCATCTATTATCAGGTTCAAGTGAGCGTAGCTTTCAACGACTGGTATGGCCCGTTTTATGACTTGATTCAGAAGGCGCTCGGTACGCCATTTTCCACCACTCCGTGGGATTTCTACTCGCAGCTTCTGACGATTACCTGGATAGCGCTTGTGGCAGTTACTGTCGGGGTCCTCAATAGGTTCTTCGTCAGTCATTGGATATTCCGCTGGCGCACCGCTATGAACGATTACTACATGGCCAATTGGGAAAGGCTGCGACATATTGAGGGCGCATCGCAGCGTGTCCAGGACGATACGATGCGGTTTTCCAACATGATGGAAGGTCTCGGGGTCAGCTTGGTGAGCTCGATCATGACATTGATCGCATTCTTACCGCTGCTGATGCGTTTTTCCGGAACTGTCACGGAACTACCACTCGTAGGTGAGGTGCCGCATTCGCTTGTAGTGGTTGCAATCCTCTGGTCGATCTTTGGGACAACTTTCCTTTGGCTGGTTGGGATTAAGCTACCAGGGCTCGAGTTTCGCAATCAGCGGGTAGAGGCCGCTTATCGCAAGGAACTTGTTTATGGTGAAGACGATGCGGCACGTGCACAACCGCAGACCGTTGCCGAGCTGTTCCGGAATGTTCGGAAGAATTATTTTCGCCTATATTTTCACTACGTATATTTCAATATTGCCAGAATATTTTATCTGCAGATTGATAATATATTTCCATATATCGTTCTCGTTCCCACGATGGTTGCGGGAAAGATCAAGCTTGGTGCATTGAATCAGATTCTAAACTCTTTTGATCAGGTGAGATCGTCATTTCAATATCTGGTGAATTCTTGGAGCGAGATTGTGGTTCTCACCTCAATCTACAAACGTTTGCGCGCGTTCGAGGCGACTTTGGAAGGTGAACCGCTTCCCGCCATAGACCGACGTTTCATTGAGCGCCAAGCTCAACAGTCCGACCCGGCCTAA
- a CDS encoding tetratricopeptide repeat protein: MSDDSFIREVNDEMRREQAQKLWDRFGPALLVIAILVVLGTAAFVGYRYWDETRANHSGDAFSQALKLANDGKNDDALAALDQLEKDGYGAYPLLARMRAATVKASKGDTNAAVKDFDDVAADTAIPQGIRDMARLRAALLLVDHGSFADVSSRVEALTSDTNTLRHTAREALGLAAWKEGKTQDALKLFDQIAADDGAPRNTRERATLMSELIRGSGNTS, encoded by the coding sequence ATGTCCGACGACAGTTTTATCCGTGAAGTCAATGACGAGATGCGTCGCGAGCAGGCGCAGAAGCTGTGGGACCGTTTCGGCCCGGCCTTGCTTGTCATTGCGATCCTCGTGGTGCTCGGCACCGCCGCCTTTGTCGGCTACCGCTATTGGGACGAGACGCGCGCCAACCACTCCGGCGATGCTTTCTCGCAGGCCTTGAAGCTTGCCAATGACGGCAAGAACGACGATGCGCTGGCCGCGCTCGATCAGTTGGAAAAGGATGGCTACGGCGCCTATCCGCTGCTTGCCCGCATGCGTGCCGCCACCGTCAAGGCGAGCAAGGGCGACACCAATGCCGCCGTCAAGGATTTCGACGATGTCGCCGCCGACACCGCCATTCCCCAAGGCATTCGCGACATGGCGCGTCTGAGGGCAGCGCTCCTGCTCGTCGATCACGGCTCTTTCGCTGACGTGTCCAGCCGCGTCGAGGCGCTGACATCGGACACCAACACGCTGCGCCACACGGCGCGCGAGGCGCTCGGCCTTGCCGCGTGGAAGGAAGGCAAGACCCAGGACGCGCTGAAACTGTTCGACCAGATCGCCGCCGATGACGGCGCCCCGCGCAACACCCGCGAGCGGGCAACGCTGATGTCCGAGCTGATCCGCGGCTCGGGCAATACATCGTGA
- a CDS encoding aldehyde dehydrogenase family protein, with amino-acid sequence MSNHLNFFIDGKWVAPVVPATLDVIDPSTEEAYTKISVGSEADVDKAVAAAKAAFPFFSQTSKAERLKLLKRILEIYNERYEDIAQAVSQEMGAPITWAREAQAWAGRAHMEATIHALEDYEFQEKRGGTMVVKEPIGVCALITPWNWPLNQIVCKVAPAIAAGCTVVLKPSEIAPISGIVFSEVMQAAGTPKGVYNMVNGTGPDVGQIMAGHADVDMVSFTGSTRAGIIVAQTAAQTVKRVAQELGGKSANIVLPDADFETAVRKGVEGCFGNSGQSCDAPTRMLVPAARHDEALAIAKKAAEAHNVGDPRSEDTRLGPVVSNIQYDKIQRLIETGIKEGATLVTGGPGRPEHLNRGYYVRPTVFGHVTPGMTIEKEEIFGPVLSVISYKDDEDAVKIANDTVYGLAAYVQSQDIERARKVAAQLRAGQVSINYPEWDTFAPFGGYKQSGNGREYADWAIHDFLEVKGIIGYGA; translated from the coding sequence GTGAGCAATCATCTCAACTTCTTCATCGACGGCAAATGGGTGGCGCCCGTGGTGCCGGCGACGCTTGACGTGATCGACCCGTCCACCGAAGAGGCCTATACAAAGATTTCCGTCGGCTCGGAGGCCGATGTTGACAAGGCCGTGGCGGCCGCCAAGGCTGCCTTCCCGTTCTTCTCGCAGACCAGCAAGGCCGAACGCCTGAAGCTCCTGAAACGCATCCTCGAGATCTACAACGAGCGCTACGAGGACATCGCCCAGGCCGTCAGCCAGGAGATGGGCGCGCCGATCACCTGGGCACGCGAGGCGCAGGCCTGGGCGGGCAGGGCGCATATGGAAGCCACTATTCATGCGCTGGAGGACTATGAATTCCAGGAGAAGCGCGGCGGCACCATGGTGGTCAAGGAGCCGATCGGCGTCTGCGCGCTGATCACGCCGTGGAACTGGCCGCTCAACCAGATCGTCTGCAAGGTGGCGCCGGCCATCGCCGCCGGCTGCACCGTCGTGCTGAAGCCGTCCGAGATCGCGCCGATCAGCGGCATCGTCTTCTCCGAAGTGATGCAAGCCGCCGGCACGCCGAAGGGCGTCTACAACATGGTCAACGGCACTGGCCCGGATGTCGGCCAGATCATGGCCGGCCACGCGGACGTCGACATGGTGTCCTTCACCGGTTCGACCCGCGCCGGCATCATCGTTGCACAGACGGCGGCGCAGACGGTCAAGCGCGTGGCGCAGGAACTCGGCGGCAAATCGGCCAACATCGTGCTGCCGGACGCCGATTTCGAAACGGCGGTGCGCAAGGGCGTCGAGGGCTGCTTCGGTAACAGCGGCCAGTCTTGCGACGCGCCGACCCGCATGCTGGTGCCTGCCGCCCGCCACGACGAGGCGCTCGCCATCGCTAAGAAGGCCGCAGAAGCGCACAATGTCGGTGATCCCCGCTCGGAGGACACCAGGCTCGGCCCGGTCGTCTCCAACATCCAGTACGACAAGATCCAGCGGCTGATCGAGACCGGCATCAAGGAGGGCGCCACGCTGGTCACCGGCGGTCCCGGCCGGCCAGAACATCTCAACCGCGGCTATTATGTGCGGCCGACCGTGTTCGGCCATGTCACGCCGGGCATGACCATCGAAAAGGAAGAAATCTTCGGCCCGGTGCTGTCGGTCATTTCCTACAAGGATGACGAAGACGCGGTGAAGATCGCCAACGACACGGTCTACGGCCTCGCCGCCTACGTGCAGTCGCAGGATATCGAGCGCGCCCGCAAGGTGGCCGCACAGCTACGCGCCGGCCAAGTGTCGATCAACTATCCGGAATGGGACACGTTCGCACCGTTCGGTGGCTACAAACAGTCCGGCAACGGCCGCGAATATGCCGATTGGGCCATCCACGATTTTCTGGAGGTCAAGGGCATCATCGGCTACGGGGCATAG